A section of the Leptolyngbyaceae cyanobacterium genome encodes:
- a CDS encoding aspartate aminotransferase, whose product MSLDWISPADRLQALPPYVFARLDELKARAREQGLDLIDLGMGNPDGATPQPVVEAAIAALQNPSNHGYPPFEGTTSFRRAITQWYKRRYDVDLDPNGEVLPLLGSKEGLAHLAIAYINPGDLVLVPTPAYPAHFRGPIIAGGKVHSLILKPENDWLIDLAAIPDSVAQQAKILYFNYPSNPTAATAPREFFEEIVAFACKHEIMLVHDMAYAELAFDGYQPTSLLEIPGAREIGVEFHTMSKTYNMAGWRVGFVVGNRQIIQGLRTLKTNLDYGIFAALQSAAETALQLPDQYLHQVQERYRQRRDFLIEGLGKLGWNIPKTKATMYLWVPCPPGVGSTDFALSVLQQTGVVVTPGNAFGIAGEGYVRISLIADCDRLGEALQRLKQANIRYSSEAIAAGTE is encoded by the coding sequence ATGAGTTTAGACTGGATCTCTCCTGCCGATCGACTGCAAGCACTACCGCCTTACGTATTTGCCCGTTTGGATGAACTGAAAGCCCGCGCTAGAGAACAAGGGCTAGATCTGATCGATTTGGGAATGGGAAACCCCGATGGGGCAACTCCTCAACCTGTGGTAGAAGCTGCGATCGCAGCTTTGCAAAATCCTAGCAATCACGGTTATCCGCCGTTTGAAGGTACTACTAGTTTCCGCCGTGCGATTACTCAATGGTACAAGCGTCGCTACGATGTGGATCTAGACCCAAATGGGGAAGTTTTGCCACTTTTGGGTTCTAAAGAAGGTTTAGCACATTTAGCGATCGCATATATTAACCCAGGTGATTTGGTATTAGTACCAACTCCCGCTTACCCTGCCCATTTTCGTGGCCCGATCATTGCTGGTGGTAAAGTACATAGCTTGATTTTGAAACCAGAAAACGACTGGTTGATCGACTTAGCTGCCATTCCCGATAGCGTGGCGCAACAAGCGAAAATTCTCTACTTTAATTATCCCAGTAATCCAACGGCTGCCACCGCACCCCGCGAATTTTTTGAAGAAATAGTTGCGTTTGCGTGCAAGCATGAAATAATGCTAGTTCATGATATGGCTTATGCAGAATTAGCCTTTGACGGTTACCAGCCAACTAGTTTGCTAGAAATTCCGGGGGCAAGAGAAATAGGCGTAGAATTCCATACCATGTCCAAAACTTATAATATGGCTGGTTGGCGAGTGGGTTTTGTCGTTGGTAACCGCCAAATTATTCAAGGATTGCGAACTTTAAAAACCAATTTGGACTACGGGATTTTTGCGGCTTTGCAATCAGCGGCAGAAACTGCACTGCAATTACCAGATCAATATTTACATCAAGTGCAAGAACGCTATCGCCAGCGGCGAGATTTTCTGATTGAAGGATTAGGAAAGTTGGGCTGGAATATACCGAAAACTAAGGCTACTATGTACCTATGGGTGCCTTGTCCTCCCGGTGTAGGTTCAACGGATTTTGCGCTTTCCGTATTGCAACAAACAGGTGTTGTAGTTACGCCTGGAAATGCTTTTGGAATTGCTGGTGAAGGTTACGTGCGGATCAGTTTGATCGCGGATTGCGATCGGCTTGGCGAAGCCTTGCAGCGACTAAAACAAGCTAACATTCGGTATTCTTCAGAGGCAATAGCGGCTGGTACAGAGTGA
- a CDS encoding alpha/beta hydrolase: MKQLFNMKGMNIKFTPTPEEITQTKQKIDAYIQSIDANPDHRAGAYPYYLFHPAGETIYGTALIFHGFSAKPHQMWRLADYLFRNGFNVYQATLAGHAFIPPDKYWPQVDLKPEIAIPLREKVRQDPVLQNFFANLANSSSGFVRPDFHQNIALVARLLKIEPRLLDIIKAIELNNDPDFDRYFISSHMNYLTDARERLTELDAMPGPVYTIGLSVGGSVALGLAADQPNRVKKVVTYAPLLEIYGEERERYVNLAGPLDISELGWDPELRFPVGCFTAASRFGGFVRTPKNVQTLRSIPTFMVLTENEDAADIKTNQLFFEALGGERRGHQFYLYPAGDMVPHPLVDPTEVSQGMSNRFWQSLYQETYRFLTNGEVDESNMSNLEQNTDLPQVPPITN, translated from the coding sequence ATGAAACAGTTGTTTAACATGAAGGGTATGAATATAAAATTTACTCCCACTCCAGAAGAAATTACGCAAACCAAACAAAAGATCGATGCCTATATTCAAAGCATCGACGCTAATCCAGACCATCGAGCAGGCGCGTATCCTTATTATTTATTTCACCCGGCTGGAGAAACGATTTACGGAACCGCGCTGATATTTCACGGTTTCAGTGCTAAACCTCACCAGATGTGGCGGTTAGCCGATTATCTTTTCCGCAATGGATTTAACGTTTATCAAGCAACTTTAGCAGGTCATGCTTTTATCCCACCAGATAAATATTGGCCACAAGTAGATCTCAAGCCGGAAATTGCGATTCCTTTGCGAGAAAAGGTACGGCAAGACCCCGTTTTACAAAACTTTTTTGCTAATCTAGCAAATAGTTCATCTGGTTTCGTTCGTCCCGATTTCCATCAAAATATTGCTTTAGTGGCTCGATTATTAAAAATTGAACCCCGGCTATTAGACATTATTAAGGCAATTGAACTAAATAACGATCCTGATTTCGATCGATATTTCATTTCTTCCCATATGAATTATCTAACCGATGCCAGGGAACGTCTGACAGAATTAGATGCCATGCCCGGGCCTGTTTATACAATTGGTTTATCAGTTGGTGGGTCGGTAGCATTAGGTTTAGCCGCAGACCAACCAAATCGCGTTAAAAAAGTTGTTACCTATGCACCACTTTTAGAAATATATGGAGAAGAGAGAGAGCGATACGTAAATTTAGCTGGGCCGCTAGACATTAGCGAGCTAGGTTGGGACCCAGAGTTGCGTTTTCCCGTGGGCTGTTTTACTGCTGCTAGCAGATTTGGTGGTTTTGTTCGCACTCCGAAGAACGTGCAAACTTTACGGAGTATCCCGACATTTATGGTGTTAACTGAAAATGAGGATGCAGCCGATATTAAAACTAATCAATTATTTTTTGAAGCGCTAGGAGGAGAACGCAGAGGACATCAGTTTTATCTTTATCCTGCTGGTGATATGGTACCTCATCCACTGGTAGACCCGACGGAAGTGAGTCAGGGAATGAGCAATCGTTTTTGGCAAAGTCTTTATCAAGAAACTTACCGTTTCTTAACTAATGGTGAAGTTGATGAAAGTAACATGAGTAACCTCGAACAAAATACGGATTTGCCACAAGTACCGCCAATTACTAATTGA
- the rppA gene encoding two-component system response regulator RppA produces MRILLVDDEVELTDPLKAVLTREGYTVDVAYDGLSGQQLAVEKNYDLLILDWMLPQTSGLEICQQLRQVGLTTPVLFLTAKDTLDDRVQGLDAGADDYLVKPFELRELLARVRALLRRSVALESAGISQRLKVDDLELDIENQVAYRLGRTIDLSEKESQLLEYFMRHPGQLLTHDQIYQHLWNEGEQPSSNVLAALIRLLRRKIEANGEAQLIHTVYGKGYRFGETSH; encoded by the coding sequence ATGCGAATTCTTTTAGTTGATGATGAAGTCGAGCTAACCGACCCGCTCAAAGCCGTGTTGACTCGCGAAGGTTATACCGTAGATGTAGCTTACGACGGACTTTCCGGCCAACAACTAGCCGTAGAAAAAAATTACGACCTATTAATTTTAGATTGGATGTTACCTCAAACCAGCGGATTAGAAATTTGTCAGCAATTGCGACAAGTTGGGCTAACCACACCCGTTTTATTTCTCACTGCTAAAGACACTTTAGATGACCGAGTACAAGGTTTAGATGCAGGAGCGGATGATTATTTAGTAAAACCTTTTGAACTGCGCGAATTATTAGCACGAGTTCGCGCCCTCTTGCGCCGTTCTGTCGCCCTCGAATCTGCTGGTATTAGCCAGCGTCTAAAAGTCGATGATTTAGAGTTAGATATTGAAAATCAAGTAGCTTATCGTCTGGGACGTACCATCGATTTATCTGAAAAAGAAAGTCAGTTATTAGAATATTTTATGCGCCATCCCGGTCAACTACTAACTCACGATCAAATTTATCAACACTTATGGAATGAAGGCGAACAGCCTAGTAGTAATGTATTGGCAGCTTTGATTCGCTTATTGCGCCGGAAAATAGAAGCTAATGGCGAAGCTCAATTGATTCATACCGTGTATGGAAAAGGCTATCGATTTGGAGAAACCAGCCATTAG
- the hisG gene encoding ATP phosphoribosyltransferase, producing MLTVALPKGALLKDSIRLLQAVGLDFSAFLDSANRQLQIQDPTNTAKALLVRTHDVPVYVEYGQAQLGIVGYDVLREKQPKVAHLADLQFGRCRMSVAVKSTSPYQSALELPPHGRVASKFVNCAAEYFHSLDLPIEIVPLYGSVELGPITGMSEAIVDLVSTGRTLKENGLIEVDVLFESTARLIAHPLSYRLNTDNLYNLVEQVRKTILSTVGH from the coding sequence ATGCTGACTGTTGCATTACCTAAAGGCGCACTTTTGAAAGATAGCATTCGTCTGCTGCAAGCAGTCGGATTAGATTTCAGTGCTTTTCTCGATTCAGCTAATCGTCAACTGCAAATTCAAGACCCCACCAATACTGCCAAAGCTTTGCTAGTGAGGACGCATGATGTCCCGGTTTACGTAGAATACGGCCAAGCACAACTGGGTATTGTGGGTTATGACGTGTTACGGGAGAAACAACCAAAAGTGGCCCACTTAGCTGACCTCCAATTCGGTCGCTGTCGGATGTCGGTAGCAGTAAAATCTACCAGTCCTTACCAATCTGCTTTGGAACTACCTCCGCACGGTAGAGTCGCTTCCAAGTTCGTTAACTGTGCGGCTGAGTACTTTCATAGTTTAGATTTGCCAATAGAAATTGTGCCACTTTATGGTTCGGTAGAATTGGGGCCGATTACTGGAATGTCTGAGGCTATTGTAGATTTAGTTTCTACCGGACGTACTTTGAAAGAGAATGGATTAATAGAAGTAGATGTGTTGTTTGAAAGTACAGCACGACTAATTGCTCATCCTTTAAGTTATCGTCTCAACACGGATAACTTATACAATTTGGTCGAGCAGGTGAGAAAAACTATTCTCTCTACTGTTGGTCATTAG
- a CDS encoding serpin family protein, with translation MKTRHRVIFATSVCLVLLGQLGLWRAKELVPVGAGRLSAMVVGETGKWGNGEIGNNIYTRSPSAFLISHSRYQISTGRLKQNFSDREINRKLISANTRFSFKLFSQILNKQPKENIFISPASIALALAMTYNGASGSTQQAIAKTLELQGISVREVNLANAALRESFVNIDPEVQLSIANSLWIKDGEIFQPSFVENIHQFYNGEAKNINFRDDSATSAINNWVNQSTDRKIDKIVDRIEPSTVFLLLNAISFLGNWSYPFPKEATKDHPFTLLDGNQKIHPMMFREKIYNLPYLENELFQLVGLPYGKGRLSMYIFLPNPGISLSEFYQHLNAENWEKWLDQLNNRQNDVFEAISVGLPRFKLEYEIDLENSLKSLGMDIAFRAEADFSAMTSLPLFISFVKHKAFVEVNEQGTSAAAVTAVAGTRSPGIPMIVDRPFFCAIRDNETGAILFMGSIVEPK, from the coding sequence GTGAAAACCCGACATAGAGTAATTTTTGCAACATCTGTTTGCCTGGTTTTACTAGGTCAACTAGGACTCTGGCGTGCAAAAGAACTCGTCCCGGTCGGTGCTGGTCGTCTATCGGCTATGGTAGTAGGGGAGACGGGGAAATGGGGAAATGGGGAAATCGGGAACAATATTTATACTCGCTCCCCTTCAGCATTTCTCATTTCTCATTCCCGATACCAGATTTCCACTGGTAGATTAAAACAAAATTTTAGCGATCGCGAAATAAACCGTAAGTTGATATCGGCAAATACAAGATTTAGTTTCAAGTTATTTTCGCAAATACTTAATAAACAACCGAAAGAAAATATTTTTATTTCGCCTGCTAGTATAGCTCTCGCTCTTGCCATGACTTACAACGGTGCGAGTGGGTCTACTCAACAAGCAATTGCTAAAACTTTAGAATTACAGGGCATCAGCGTTCGAGAAGTTAATTTAGCTAATGCAGCTTTGAGAGAAAGTTTCGTTAATATCGATCCGGAAGTTCAATTATCGATCGCCAACTCATTATGGATAAAAGATGGAGAAATTTTTCAACCTAGTTTTGTAGAAAATATTCATCAATTTTACAACGGAGAAGCTAAAAATATCAACTTCCGAGATGATTCGGCTACGTCTGCAATCAACAACTGGGTAAATCAAAGTACCGATCGCAAAATAGATAAAATAGTCGATCGGATCGAACCGAGTACAGTTTTTTTATTACTAAATGCTATTTCTTTTTTGGGTAATTGGAGTTACCCATTCCCTAAAGAAGCAACTAAAGACCATCCCTTTACTTTATTGGATGGAAATCAAAAAATCCATCCTATGATGTTTCGAGAAAAAATTTATAATTTGCCATATTTGGAAAATGAGTTATTTCAATTAGTTGGCTTGCCTTATGGAAAAGGCAGGTTAAGTATGTATATATTTTTGCCCAATCCAGGAATTAGTTTATCAGAGTTCTATCAACATTTGAATGCGGAAAATTGGGAAAAGTGGCTCGACCAATTAAATAATCGTCAAAACGATGTTTTTGAAGCCATTTCCGTGGGATTACCTAGATTTAAATTAGAGTATGAAATTGACTTAGAAAATTCTTTAAAATCCTTAGGTATGGATATAGCTTTTAGGGCAGAAGCCGATTTTTCAGCGATGACTTCCTTACCTTTATTTATCAGTTTTGTTAAACACAAAGCTTTTGTGGAAGTAAACGAACAAGGCACTTCTGCCGCCGCTGTGACTGCGGTAGCCGGAACGCGATCGCCAGGGATTCCGATGATCGTCGATCGGCCCTTTTTCTGTGCGATCCGCGATAATGAGACAGGGGCTATCTTATTTATGGGATCGATCGTAGAACCCAAATAA
- a CDS encoding 1-acyl-sn-glycerol-3-phosphate acyltransferase, which yields MKPESYKFTWFDWFCLWYPPGWLILFNRHWQHYHDDPDGWNWLEYGLFLIPGGFYLALLIRWLRLGFRLPRRDVCQFEPNYQKAFREELLAPIVKHYFRGELQQIENLPETGPLIVAMNHAGMSFPWDFLVLAYLLGHARGWTIQPLAGVSLFEHPWVIWWLPPGWSKVMGGVRAEFDEFEAAVARKTILLYAPEGLRGPSKGWRSRYELQTFHPSFITLSDRYQIPILPVICLGNESLHPRAKDLKKLARKFSLPFLPLSLLMIVFAFFPSMGVWAMKSHLRYYIQPLNTPEPKNNHQLDNNRLNYQRAQQLREKMQNQLSTLGK from the coding sequence ATGAAACCTGAGAGCTACAAATTTACTTGGTTCGATTGGTTTTGCCTTTGGTATCCTCCAGGTTGGCTGATTTTATTTAACCGACACTGGCAACATTATCATGACGATCCAGATGGTTGGAATTGGTTAGAATATGGCTTATTTTTAATACCAGGCGGCTTTTATTTGGCATTATTAATTCGTTGGTTGCGACTGGGATTTCGGTTACCTCGTCGAGATGTTTGTCAATTCGAGCCTAATTATCAAAAAGCTTTTCGCGAAGAACTACTTGCTCCGATCGTCAAACATTACTTTCGCGGTGAATTACAACAAATAGAAAATTTGCCAGAAACCGGGCCGTTAATTGTGGCAATGAATCACGCGGGAATGTCTTTTCCTTGGGATTTTTTGGTACTAGCTTATCTATTAGGTCACGCCCGGGGTTGGACGATCCAACCATTAGCTGGCGTTTCATTATTCGAGCATCCTTGGGTAATTTGGTGGTTGCCACCAGGATGGTCTAAAGTTATGGGAGGAGTGCGGGCAGAATTCGATGAATTTGAAGCAGCAGTTGCCCGAAAAACCATTTTATTATATGCTCCAGAAGGTTTGCGCGGCCCTAGCAAAGGTTGGCGATCGCGCTACGAACTACAAACATTTCATCCCAGCTTTATCACTTTAAGCGATCGCTATCAAATTCCGATTTTACCAGTAATTTGTTTAGGCAACGAATCCTTACATCCTCGGGCAAAAGACTTAAAAAAATTGGCCAGAAAATTTAGTTTACCTTTTTTACCATTATCATTATTAATGATTGTTTTTGCTTTTTTTCCATCAATGGGAGTTTGGGCAATGAAAAGTCATTTGCGTTACTATATCCAACCACTTAATACCCCAGAGCCAAAAAATAATCATCAATTAGATAATAACCGTTTAAACTATCAACGAGCGCAACAATTGCGCGAAAAAATGCAAAATCAACTCAGTACCTTAGGCAAATAA
- a CDS encoding PAS domain S-box protein, which produces MWPLISKSKQVVHKSFSEWQRYGIAVLSVAIALKLTLLLNSVLHDNHTLLFLAAIALSSGYGGMKPGLVATILSTCLINYFFLEKSASDNFINTNEILLLIIFVGIALSIVFTNAARQQAREAMRERELKFSALSDVALEGIVIQEMGKIIDANPSFARIFGYELDEVIGKIASDFVTAESFDAMMQNMRSGDDKPYEITGIRKDGTTFSLEIIGRNCTDRGRAVRVSSVWDISERKQAEQVWREREQLFSATFNQAAVGIAHVGIDGKWLEVNQKLYQILGYTHEELLKLTFQEITHPDDLDADLEYVRQLLADEIQTYSLEKRYLRQDGSSIWINLTASLIRNDRGEPKYFISVVEDIDQRKQAEEELKVRARQQETIADLGQQALSGIDLSTLMDKTVRAIAQTLNTEYCKILELLPKTEELGEEPEKLLLRSGVGWQPGLVGQATVDAGINSQAGYTLLVKEPVVVTDLRTETRFNGPPLLHAHGVISGLSVIIAGRDRPWGVLGTHSTRHRTFTKDDIHFFQAAANILAEAIERQRVEAQRTEILALEQAARLKAQANEQYYRFLAESIPQLVWTAKPNGEVDYYSQRWCEYTGLTAEQIQLEGWQATVYPDDLPKCSEIWQNAVQTGCPFQIEARVKRANGKYSWMLGLAVPMRDSSGQIVKWFGTNTDIEEQKQAQEERTRLLEREQVTRKLAEAATDMVQRLQAVSDVALNHLSLEELLQESLNRISEVLQADSAAILLMEEQSNSLVLRAAKGLEKELKNELHVPIGEGFAGRMALQRQPIVIEQNAYRQVYSPILQKQKIQSLMGAPLLVNDRVLGVVRVGTLDIRQFTLDDLRLLQLVADRIALAIDRANSYEAEQKARQEAETANRIKDEFLAVVSHELRTPLNSILGWAQMLRTRKMNEATVHKALETIERNAKQQVTLIEDILDVSRIIRGKIRLSIQPVYLDSAIEEAIETIKPELEAKSIQLEMNIDPRVGAVIGDRSRLLQVVSNLLSNAAKFTPEAGKIEVSLLLEDCRNDRSVVSRAQITVSDTGKGISPDFLPHVFEGFRQEDSSITRSHGGLGLGLTIVRRLVELHGGTVNAFSEGEGKGATFTIFLPLMVQNQQHQLVSPASKQEELLNNLWAIDGLNVLVVDDDRDTCDLIATVLAQYGAEVTTVNTAFEAINAIEKLKPDVLLSDIGMPEEDGYALIRKVRELEVERGGQIRAIALTAFARDEDRRKAIQAGFHMHVPKPVEPAKLATVVANLIGQT; this is translated from the coding sequence ATGTGGCCACTGATATCTAAGAGCAAGCAGGTAGTGCATAAAAGTTTTTCCGAATGGCAGCGTTATGGGATCGCTGTTTTGTCAGTGGCGATCGCGTTAAAGCTGACGCTGCTACTCAATTCGGTACTGCACGATAACCATACACTTCTATTTTTAGCAGCGATCGCGCTCAGTTCTGGGTATGGTGGCATGAAGCCCGGTTTAGTAGCAACTATTTTGTCTACCTGCTTAATTAATTACTTTTTTCTAGAAAAATCCGCTTCGGATAATTTTATTAATACTAACGAGATTTTGCTATTGATTATATTTGTGGGAATAGCTTTATCGATCGTTTTTACGAATGCAGCACGACAGCAGGCACGGGAGGCAATGCGGGAGAGAGAGTTGAAATTTAGTGCTTTATCTGATGTTGCTTTAGAAGGTATTGTCATTCAGGAAATGGGAAAAATTATCGATGCTAATCCATCATTTGCGAGAATTTTTGGATATGAATTAGATGAAGTTATTGGTAAAATTGCCTCAGATTTCGTGACCGCAGAATCCTTTGATGCGATGATGCAAAATATGCGTTCTGGTGATGATAAGCCTTATGAAATAACGGGAATCAGAAAAGATGGTACGACTTTTTCATTAGAAATAATTGGGCGAAATTGTACCGATCGAGGTCGCGCTGTTCGGGTGTCTTCAGTATGGGATATCAGCGAACGCAAACAAGCCGAACAAGTATGGCGAGAAAGGGAACAACTATTTAGCGCGACCTTCAATCAAGCAGCAGTTGGCATTGCTCATGTGGGAATTGATGGAAAGTGGTTAGAAGTAAACCAAAAGCTTTACCAAATCCTCGGTTACACTCATGAAGAATTACTAAAACTAACCTTTCAGGAAATTACCCATCCTGACGATTTAGATGCCGATCTGGAATACGTTCGCCAATTGTTGGCTGATGAGATTCAGACATATTCACTGGAAAAGCGCTATCTTCGCCAAGATGGTTCTTCAATTTGGATTAATTTAACCGCATCTTTAATCCGGAACGATCGGGGAGAACCTAAATATTTTATTTCTGTGGTTGAAGATATTGACCAGCGCAAGCAAGCAGAAGAAGAATTAAAAGTGAGGGCGCGTCAGCAAGAGACGATCGCCGATCTCGGTCAACAAGCACTTTCTGGCATCGATTTGTCTACCCTAATGGACAAAACCGTTCGCGCGATCGCTCAAACCCTCAACACGGAATATTGCAAAATTTTAGAACTACTTCCCAAGACAGAAGAATTAGGAGAAGAACCAGAAAAACTACTGCTGCGATCGGGCGTGGGTTGGCAACCAGGATTGGTCGGTCAAGCTACAGTAGATGCGGGAATAAATTCCCAGGCAGGTTATACTCTGCTTGTCAAAGAACCCGTAGTAGTCACCGATTTGCGAACGGAAACCAGATTTAATGGCCCTCCTTTATTACACGCTCACGGTGTGATTAGCGGTTTGAGCGTCATTATTGCCGGACGCGATCGACCTTGGGGGGTTTTGGGTACTCATTCCACGCGACACCGAACATTTACCAAAGATGATATTCACTTTTTCCAAGCAGCGGCTAATATCTTGGCAGAAGCGATCGAACGTCAAAGGGTAGAAGCGCAACGCACGGAAATTTTAGCCCTAGAGCAAGCAGCGCGTTTAAAAGCTCAAGCAAACGAGCAATATTATCGCTTTTTGGCAGAATCGATTCCCCAATTAGTATGGACGGCTAAACCAAATGGTGAAGTTGATTACTACAGCCAACGTTGGTGCGAATATACTGGGTTGACGGCAGAACAAATTCAGCTTGAAGGATGGCAGGCGACCGTATATCCCGATGATTTGCCAAAATGTAGCGAAATTTGGCAAAACGCCGTGCAAACAGGTTGCCCTTTCCAAATTGAAGCGAGAGTTAAAAGGGCAAATGGAAAATATAGCTGGATGTTGGGATTAGCAGTGCCAATGCGGGACAGTTCCGGTCAAATTGTCAAGTGGTTCGGCACGAACACGGATATCGAAGAGCAAAAGCAAGCCCAAGAGGAACGCACGAGACTTTTAGAACGGGAACAAGTGACTAGAAAATTGGCTGAGGCAGCTACCGATATGGTGCAAAGGTTGCAAGCAGTGAGCGATGTAGCGCTCAATCATCTTTCCCTAGAAGAACTATTGCAGGAGTCGCTCAACCGCATTAGTGAAGTTTTGCAGGCGGATAGCGCGGCGATTCTGTTGATGGAGGAACAAAGCAATAGCCTGGTATTACGGGCAGCTAAGGGATTAGAGAAAGAACTCAAGAATGAATTGCACGTTCCGATCGGGGAAGGATTTGCAGGTCGCATGGCGCTACAACGTCAGCCGATCGTCATAGAACAAAATGCTTACCGACAAGTTTACAGTCCGATATTGCAAAAACAGAAGATACAGTCCCTCATGGGTGCGCCTTTGCTGGTGAACGATCGCGTATTGGGAGTCGTTCGAGTAGGTACTCTTGATATTCGTCAATTTACTTTAGATGATTTGCGTTTGTTGCAGTTAGTTGCCGATCGCATTGCTTTAGCGATCGATCGGGCTAACTCTTACGAAGCAGAACAAAAAGCCCGTCAAGAAGCCGAAACCGCCAATCGAATCAAAGACGAATTTCTGGCTGTGGTCTCTCACGAACTCCGCACCCCCCTTAACTCGATTTTGGGTTGGGCGCAAATGCTTCGCACTCGTAAAATGAACGAAGCAACCGTTCATAAGGCACTAGAAACGATCGAACGCAATGCCAAGCAACAAGTGACTCTAATTGAGGATATCCTTGACGTTTCTCGGATTATTCGCGGCAAAATTCGCTTGAGTATTCAACCTGTTTATTTAGATTCGGCGATCGAAGAAGCAATTGAAACTATTAAACCAGAGTTAGAAGCGAAATCCATTCAATTAGAAATGAACATCGATCCTCGCGTGGGGGCAGTCATCGGCGATCGGTCTCGCTTGCTGCAAGTAGTTAGCAATCTGCTCTCTAATGCGGCAAAATTTACCCCGGAAGCAGGCAAAATCGAAGTTAGCTTATTATTAGAAGATTGCAGAAACGATCGCTCCGTGGTATCACGCGCTCAAATTACGGTGAGCGATACGGGAAAGGGAATCAGCCCGGATTTTCTGCCCCATGTTTTTGAGGGATTTCGTCAAGAGGATAGCTCGATCACCAGGTCTCATGGAGGACTGGGACTGGGACTGACGATCGTGCGTCGCTTAGTAGAACTGCACGGCGGAACCGTCAATGCTTTTAGTGAAGGAGAAGGCAAGGGAGCTACATTTACTATTTTTTTACCGCTAATGGTTCAAAATCAACAGCATCAGCTAGTTTCGCCAGCGTCAAAACAGGAAGAATTATTAAATAATCTGTGGGCGATCGACGGTTTAAATGTATTGGTGGTGGATGACGATCGCGATACTTGCGATCTGATCGCTACGGTGCTAGCTCAATACGGAGCAGAGGTCACCACAGTCAATACGGCTTTCGAGGCAATAAACGCGATCGAAAAACTCAAACCAGACGTATTACTAAGCGATATTGGAATGCCAGAAGAAGATGGTTATGCTTTAATTCGCAAAGTGAGGGAATTAGAAGTCGAACGAGGAGGACAAATTCGCGCGATCGCACTCACGGCTTTTGCCAGAGATGAAGACCGCCGCAAAGCAATCCAAGCAGGCTTTCATATGCACGTACCCAAACCCGTTGAACCTGCTAAATTAGCCACAGTAGTTGCTAATTTGATCGGACAAACATGA
- a CDS encoding (2Fe-2S) ferredoxin domain-containing protein encodes MPENRRVLICQNRSCLNNGSAEVLAAFQAAEVPGTIVEGSPCMGQCSSGPTVRVVPDEIWYCRIKPDEVPAIVEQHLSGGQPLENKLNPRIHLRIQMFSP; translated from the coding sequence ATGCCAGAAAATCGTCGCGTATTGATTTGTCAAAACCGTTCTTGCTTGAATAACGGTTCAGCAGAGGTACTAGCAGCTTTTCAGGCAGCTGAAGTTCCCGGGACGATCGTAGAAGGTAGTCCTTGCATGGGCCAGTGCAGTTCTGGCCCTACCGTGCGAGTTGTGCCAGATGAAATCTGGTATTGTCGGATTAAACCTGATGAGGTACCTGCAATTGTCGAACAGCATTTGTCAGGGGGACAGCCTTTAGAAAATAAGCTTAACCCTCGCATTCATCTCCGCATACAGATGTTTTCTCCTTAA